In a genomic window of Kineococcus mangrovi:
- a CDS encoding ABC transporter ATP-binding protein, whose amino-acid sequence MSVQSSVRTGTVDRGVIARARELTPEFAEGIGLTLAIAAATTLGKLAVPVAVQQTIDTGVQAQGGPDVGRIVLLCAVAALVVLVTAGTAWIVNVRLFRATEAGLASLRVRAFRHVHDLAVLTQSGERRGSLVSRVTSDVDTISTFLQTGMLVLVLSAGQVLLATAAMFFYSWQLALVVLGCFVPLVLARQRLQRPVTRAYQAVRVRMGDLLAAVSETVVGADVIRAHAASERSWQRIDAAIEAHRKQAVKAQTATAVTFSSGVFVSGLVVALVIVVGTLLGIDGDITLGRLLAFLFLAQLWVGPVQAATEVLNELQNALAGWRRVVDLIDTPVSVPEPADPRELPRGPVDVRVQDVAYSYPGSATVVLAGVTLHFPAGSRTAVVGETGSGKTTLSRLITRLVDPVAGQVLLSGVDARDLPSAELHRRVVAVPQEGFLFDTTVGDNVRRGRPGATDADVREAFADLGLTAWLDGLPEGLATPVGQRGERLSAGERQLVALARAHVADPDLLVLDEATSSVDPATEVRLQRALEGVLSGRTSVAIAHRLSTAEAADTVVVVDSGHVVEVGPATELAHAGGPYSRLHAAWTAQHG is encoded by the coding sequence GTGAGCGTCCAGAGCAGCGTCCGGACCGGCACCGTGGACCGGGGCGTCATCGCGCGGGCCCGGGAACTCACCCCCGAGTTCGCCGAGGGGATCGGCCTCACCCTCGCCATCGCGGCCGCCACGACGCTCGGCAAGCTCGCCGTCCCCGTCGCGGTGCAGCAGACCATCGACACCGGCGTGCAGGCACAGGGTGGCCCGGACGTCGGCCGCATCGTCCTGCTGTGCGCCGTCGCCGCCCTCGTCGTCCTCGTCACCGCCGGCACGGCGTGGATCGTCAACGTGCGCCTGTTCCGCGCGACCGAGGCGGGGCTGGCGAGCCTGCGCGTGCGGGCGTTCCGGCACGTGCACGACCTCGCCGTCCTCACCCAGAGCGGCGAGCGCCGGGGATCCCTCGTGAGCCGGGTGACGAGCGACGTCGACACGATCTCGACGTTCCTGCAGACCGGGATGCTCGTGCTCGTGCTGTCCGCCGGTCAGGTGCTGCTGGCGACGGCGGCGATGTTCTTCTACTCCTGGCAGCTCGCCCTCGTCGTCCTCGGCTGCTTCGTGCCGCTGGTGCTGGCGCGGCAGCGGTTGCAGCGGCCGGTGACGCGGGCCTACCAGGCCGTCCGGGTCCGGATGGGCGACCTGCTCGCGGCGGTGTCGGAGACGGTGGTGGGTGCGGACGTCATCCGTGCGCACGCCGCGTCGGAACGGTCCTGGCAGCGGATCGACGCCGCCATCGAGGCGCACCGCAAGCAGGCCGTGAAGGCGCAGACCGCGACGGCCGTGACGTTCTCCTCCGGGGTGTTCGTCTCCGGCCTCGTCGTGGCGCTCGTCATCGTCGTCGGCACCCTCCTCGGGATCGACGGTGACATCACCCTCGGCCGGTTGCTCGCGTTCCTGTTCCTGGCGCAGTTGTGGGTCGGGCCCGTGCAGGCCGCGACGGAGGTGCTCAACGAGCTGCAGAACGCGCTCGCCGGCTGGCGCCGGGTCGTCGACCTCATCGACACGCCCGTCTCGGTCCCCGAACCGGCCGACCCCCGCGAGCTGCCGCGCGGGCCGGTCGACGTGCGGGTGCAGGACGTCGCCTACTCCTACCCGGGGTCGGCCACGGTCGTGTTGGCCGGGGTGACGCTGCACTTCCCGGCCGGGTCGCGCACCGCGGTCGTCGGGGAGACGGGGTCGGGCAAGACGACGCTGTCCCGGCTCATCACGCGGCTGGTCGACCCCGTCGCGGGGCAGGTCCTCCTGTCGGGGGTCGACGCGCGCGACCTGCCGTCGGCGGAACTGCACCGCCGCGTCGTCGCCGTCCCGCAGGAGGGTTTCCTGTTCGACACCACGGTCGGGGACAACGTCCGCCGAGGCCGTCCCGGCGCGACCGACGCCGACGTCCGGGAGGCGTTCGCCGACCTCGGTCTGACGGCCTGGCTGGACGGGTTGCCCGAGGGGCTCGCCACCCCCGTCGGGCAGCGCGGTGAGCGGTTGTCCGCGGGCGAGCGCCAGCTCGTGGCCCTGGCCCGTGCCCACGTCGCCGACCCCGACCTGCTGGTGCTGGACGAGGCGACGTCGTCGGTGGACCCGGCGACGGAGGTGCGGTTGCAGCGCGCGCTCGAAGGGGTCCTGTCCGGCCGCACCTCGGTGGCCATCGCCCACCGGTTGTCGACGGCCGAGGCCGCGGACACGGTCGTCGTGGTCGACTCCGGTCACGTCGTCGAGGTGGGCCCGGCGACGGAACTCGCCCACGCCGGCGGGCCGTACTCGCGGCTGCACGCGGCGTGGACGGCGCAGCACGGCTGA
- a CDS encoding aldo/keto reductase: MTAPELDAVRLHDGVAVPQLGVGVFQVPPDDAQRVVEDALDLGYRHVDTAAAYVNEAGVGAALAASGLPREDVFVTSKLRNGDQGYDSALRAYDDTCARLGVEQLDLYLVHWPNPAAGRYADSWRALQRLHAEGRVRAVGVSNFLVEHLDALDGVPAVNQVELHPTYQQRGLVAACRDRGIVVEAYSPLGQGADLTDPAVVGLAERHGVTPAQVVLAWHLQSGHVVIPKSSRRARLAENLAAAELVLTEDELEAVSSLDRGHRTGGDPATFSLSQIR; encoded by the coding sequence GTGACCGCCCCGGAACTGGACGCCGTCCGGCTGCACGACGGCGTCGCCGTCCCCCAGCTCGGGGTGGGGGTGTTCCAGGTCCCGCCGGACGACGCGCAGCGCGTCGTGGAGGACGCCCTCGACCTCGGCTACCGGCACGTCGACACGGCCGCCGCGTACGTCAACGAGGCAGGGGTCGGGGCGGCCCTCGCGGCCAGCGGGCTGCCCCGGGAGGACGTGTTCGTCACGTCCAAGCTGCGCAACGGCGACCAGGGGTACGACTCGGCGCTGCGCGCCTACGACGACACGTGCGCCCGGCTGGGGGTCGAGCAGCTCGACCTGTACCTGGTGCACTGGCCGAACCCCGCGGCCGGCCGGTACGCCGACAGCTGGCGGGCCCTGCAGCGGCTGCACGCCGAGGGGCGGGTCCGGGCGGTGGGGGTCTCGAACTTCCTCGTCGAGCACCTGGACGCCCTGGACGGGGTCCCGGCCGTCAACCAGGTCGAACTGCACCCCACGTACCAGCAGCGCGGCCTCGTCGCGGCCTGCCGGGACCGGGGGATCGTCGTGGAGGCGTACTCCCCGCTCGGGCAGGGCGCCGACCTCACCGACCCCGCGGTCGTCGGGCTCGCCGAGCGCCACGGCGTCACCCCGGCCCAGGTCGTCCTGGCCTGGCACCTGCAGTCCGGGCACGTCGTCATCCCCAAGTCCAGCCGCCGCGCGCGGCTGGCCGAGAACCTGGCCGCCGCCGAGCTGGTCCTCACCGAGGACGAGCTGGAGGCGGTGAGCTCGCTGGACCGGGGCCACCGGACCGGCGGGGACCCGGCCACCTTCTCGCTCAGCCAGATCCGGTAG
- a CDS encoding GH39 family glycosyl hydrolase, translated as MSTSTAHNPGLSTDTNHFPRSAPSDPGAPHVESATVVVDAAGDRGPLTRLWESIGYDEINWTYTPTGRTLLGTFGELSPRPFLVRPHYVFCSGTGFGIPHWGNGNVYHEDADGNPHYDFTIADQTYDAIVEAGHHVLMEIAFTPRDLLPPEADELAVVPSPTVYSNYEAGAWAYPPKDYEKWRGLVAAHVRHCVERYGLTEVREWLFELWNEPDIFYWKGTPEQFCDLYRVTAEAVRSVLPDAKVGGPAVTGGGVEFLRTFLTYTSEHDVALDFVSFHTKGSAFTPWRVYGPTGGPAPEKQNPSTHKMLYEIRRMQRVVAEFPQYHGLPAIVDECDAGVPAHYSVYDNANFRFQNTEYYPVFQVKLFKKILDLNETETVTVEQATSWSFYFEGERYFEGTRAFLTAGGIEKPLLNAYRMVSRLGGRRLTATSDAMSPVEDLDAGDGRSMREEVDALASADAAGRVSVLVWRHTDDQHHEDTRSTPVALRVENLPDGTYALHHHRIDATHSNAHTAWTEQGSPQDPTAEQLAAVKARQGLEELEPARDVTVSGGTFSATVELPLPSVSLLVLEPR; from the coding sequence ATGAGCACCAGCACTGCTCACAACCCCGGCCTGTCCACCGACACCAACCACTTCCCCCGCTCCGCGCCGAGCGACCCCGGCGCCCCGCACGTGGAGTCCGCCACCGTCGTCGTCGACGCCGCCGGCGACCGCGGACCGCTCACCCGGCTGTGGGAGAGCATCGGCTACGACGAGATCAACTGGACGTACACCCCGACCGGCCGGACGCTGCTGGGCACCTTCGGTGAGCTGTCCCCGCGGCCGTTCCTCGTCCGCCCGCACTACGTGTTCTGCTCGGGCACGGGTTTCGGCATCCCGCACTGGGGCAACGGGAACGTCTACCACGAAGACGCCGACGGGAACCCGCACTACGACTTCACCATCGCCGACCAGACCTACGACGCGATCGTCGAGGCCGGCCACCACGTGCTCATGGAGATCGCCTTCACCCCGCGCGACCTCCTGCCGCCGGAGGCCGACGAGCTCGCGGTCGTCCCCAGCCCCACCGTCTACAGCAACTACGAGGCCGGCGCCTGGGCCTACCCGCCGAAGGACTACGAGAAGTGGCGCGGGCTCGTCGCCGCCCACGTCCGGCACTGCGTCGAGCGCTACGGCCTCACCGAGGTGCGCGAGTGGCTGTTCGAGCTGTGGAACGAACCGGACATCTTCTACTGGAAGGGCACCCCGGAGCAGTTCTGCGACCTCTACCGCGTCACCGCCGAAGCCGTGCGCAGCGTCCTGCCCGACGCGAAGGTCGGCGGGCCCGCGGTGACGGGCGGTGGCGTGGAGTTCCTGCGCACCTTCCTGACGTACACCTCCGAGCACGACGTCGCCCTCGACTTCGTCTCGTTCCACACCAAGGGGTCGGCCTTCACCCCCTGGCGCGTCTACGGACCCACGGGCGGCCCGGCACCGGAGAAGCAGAACCCCTCGACGCACAAGATGCTCTACGAGATCCGCCGCATGCAGCGCGTCGTCGCAGAGTTCCCGCAGTACCACGGTCTGCCCGCCATCGTCGACGAGTGCGACGCGGGCGTGCCCGCGCACTACAGCGTCTACGACAACGCGAACTTCCGGTTCCAGAACACCGAGTACTACCCGGTGTTCCAGGTCAAGCTGTTCAAGAAGATCCTCGACCTCAACGAGACCGAGACCGTCACCGTCGAGCAGGCCACGTCCTGGAGCTTCTACTTCGAGGGCGAGCGGTACTTCGAGGGGACCCGCGCGTTCCTCACGGCCGGGGGGATCGAGAAACCGCTGCTCAACGCCTACCGCATGGTCTCCCGCCTCGGCGGGCGCCGGCTCACCGCGACCTCGGACGCCATGAGCCCCGTCGAGGACCTCGACGCCGGCGACGGGCGCAGCATGCGCGAGGAGGTCGACGCGCTGGCCTCGGCGGACGCCGCGGGCCGCGTCAGCGTCCTCGTCTGGCGGCACACCGACGACCAGCACCACGAGGACACCCGGTCCACCCCCGTCGCCCTGCGCGTGGAGAACCTGCCCGACGGCACGTACGCGCTGCACCACCACCGCATCGACGCCACCCACAGCAACGCCCACACCGCGTGGACGGAGCAGGGCAGCCCGCAGGACCCGACGGCCGAGCAGCTCGCCGCCGTCAAGGCCCGGCAGGGTCTGGAGGAGCTCGAACCGGCCCGCGACGTCACCGTCAGCGGCGGGACGTTCTCGGCCACCGTCGAGCTCCCCCTGCCGTCGGTCTCGCTCCTCGTGCTGGAACCGCGGTGA
- a CDS encoding ABC transporter ATP-binding protein — translation MSGTFLDGVRTLARGIREEPRPFRIAIVGSVIFGGGNALSGFLVGRVTSDVVVPALTGSGSVTPRDVWLAGATLMSVTVVLVGSVLLRRIFGGAFTFALQARYRRLLARRYLDLPLSWHHAHPAGRLLATAGSDVEATWQATMVLPFALGTAVLILFAGLAMVAADPVLAAVGLLVVPALLASNIVYQRRMSPLVVAVQRLRGEVSATAHESFEGALVVKTLGLAEEEVTRFRADAERLRDANVAAGRTRGAFDPVIEALPSLGTLLVLVVGSVRVASGATDVGDLVQVAYLLSLLAFPVRSFGWLLADLPRTVAGDARVQDVLQERSRTEWGTHPAPAGGPLTVTATGLSYRHPAPAADPLAEPGVRHPEPPPVLTDVTLDVAAGTTVAVVGGTGSGKSTLAGLLVRLVDPTSGDVLLDGVDVRRLAEGQVAGAAALVPQSTFVFDDSIRGNVALGLEVSDEEVWRALRLARADGFVAALPHGLDELVGERGSTLSGGQRQRLALARALVRQPRLLVLDDATSALDPAVERAVLDGLEESGTGTTVVVVAYRPATIALADEVVHLDRGRVVDRGPADEVAARDEGYRELVTAYARAAADRAAEEGAA, via the coding sequence GTGAGTGGAACGTTCCTCGACGGCGTGCGAACACTGGCCCGGGGGATCCGCGAGGAGCCCCGCCCCTTCCGCATCGCGATCGTCGGTTCGGTGATCTTCGGCGGCGGCAACGCCCTCTCGGGTTTCCTCGTGGGCCGGGTGACGAGCGACGTCGTCGTCCCCGCCCTCACGGGCTCGGGTTCGGTCACCCCCCGCGACGTGTGGCTCGCGGGCGCCACGCTCATGAGCGTCACCGTGGTCCTCGTCGGCTCGGTGCTGCTGCGCCGGATCTTCGGCGGTGCCTTCACCTTCGCGCTGCAGGCGCGGTACCGGCGCCTCCTCGCGCGCCGCTACCTCGACCTGCCCCTCTCCTGGCACCACGCCCACCCCGCGGGACGGTTGCTGGCCACCGCGGGTTCCGACGTCGAGGCGACGTGGCAGGCGACGATGGTCCTGCCGTTCGCCCTGGGCACCGCCGTGCTCATCCTGTTCGCCGGCCTCGCGATGGTCGCCGCCGACCCGGTCCTCGCCGCGGTCGGGCTGCTCGTCGTGCCGGCGCTGCTGGCCTCGAACATCGTCTACCAGCGCCGGATGTCCCCCCTCGTCGTCGCCGTCCAGCGGTTGCGCGGGGAGGTCTCCGCCACGGCCCACGAGAGCTTCGAGGGCGCCCTGGTCGTCAAGACCCTCGGCCTGGCCGAGGAGGAGGTCACCCGGTTCCGCGCCGACGCCGAACGCCTGCGGGACGCCAACGTCGCCGCCGGCCGCACGCGCGGGGCCTTCGACCCCGTCATCGAGGCGCTGCCCTCCCTCGGCACGCTGCTCGTCCTGGTCGTCGGGTCGGTGCGCGTCGCCTCGGGTGCCACCGACGTCGGCGACCTCGTGCAGGTCGCCTACCTGCTGAGCCTGCTGGCCTTCCCGGTCCGCTCCTTCGGCTGGTTGCTGGCCGACCTGCCCCGCACGGTCGCGGGCGACGCGCGCGTGCAGGACGTGCTGCAGGAGCGGTCGCGGACCGAGTGGGGCACGCACCCCGCGCCGGCCGGCGGCCCGCTCACCGTCACCGCGACGGGCCTGTCCTACCGCCACCCGGCTCCCGCCGCGGACCCGCTCGCCGAGCCCGGGGTGAGGCACCCCGAGCCGCCGCCGGTCCTCACCGACGTCACGCTCGACGTGGCCGCCGGCACCACCGTCGCGGTCGTCGGCGGCACCGGGTCGGGCAAGTCGACGCTCGCCGGTCTCCTCGTGCGGCTCGTCGACCCCACCTCCGGGGACGTGCTGCTCGACGGCGTCGACGTCCGCCGCCTCGCCGAGGGGCAGGTGGCCGGGGCCGCGGCTCTCGTCCCGCAGTCGACGTTCGTCTTCGACGACTCGATCCGCGGCAACGTCGCCCTCGGCCTGGAGGTCTCCGACGAGGAGGTGTGGCGGGCGCTGCGCCTGGCCCGCGCCGACGGTTTCGTCGCCGCCCTCCCCCACGGCCTCGACGAGCTCGTCGGCGAGCGGGGTTCGACGTTGTCCGGTGGTCAGCGCCAGCGCCTCGCCCTGGCCCGTGCGCTCGTGCGGCAGCCCCGGCTGCTCGTGCTCGACGACGCCACGAGCGCCCTCGACCCGGCCGTCGAGCGCGCCGTCCTGGACGGGCTGGAGGAGTCCGGGACGGGCACGACCGTCGTGGTCGTCGCGTACCGGCCCGCCACCATCGCCCTCGCCGACGAGGTCGTCCACCTCGACCGCGGCCGGGTCGTCGACCGCGGGCCCGCCGACGAGGTCGCCGCCCGCGACGAGGGGTACCGGGAACTGGTCACCGCCTACGCCCGCGCCGCCGCGGACCGGGCCGCCGAGGAGGGGGCCGCGTGA
- a CDS encoding Gfo/Idh/MocA family protein: protein MTLRWGVLGLGTISRAIHLPLIARSPGHDLAAVADLDPDRCAELAAAYGARALTPEELFAAGDVDAVLVATPGRHAAHAVTALEAGKHVLAEKPFALSAEEVGAAITVARRTGLHLQVGYMKVHDRSVDVVGAALPELGAVRLVQISVRHPVDAPQVEHLRTAPPAPLPTAAVPLVAADDAAEERALDASVGADTSPALRRLFRSVLCGSVVHELSLLRGLGFGTPEFDHVDLLAWEGGAPPTVFATGRLDGGARFVLDWAWTPDRPDYTETVRITTTAGEVVVDVAPPYRLDATSQVTVTGPDGTHHPPAGADGAFQRQLEAFAAAVSGSAPHPGSAPEGALHDLAALQRIVELAR, encoded by the coding sequence GTGACCCTGCGCTGGGGAGTCCTCGGACTCGGCACCATCAGCCGCGCGATCCACCTGCCGCTCATCGCCCGGTCGCCCGGGCACGACCTCGCCGCCGTCGCCGACCTCGACCCGGACCGGTGCGCGGAACTCGCCGCCGCGTACGGCGCCCGCGCGCTCACCCCGGAGGAACTGTTCGCCGCAGGCGACGTCGACGCCGTCCTCGTCGCCACCCCCGGCCGGCACGCCGCGCACGCCGTCACCGCGCTCGAGGCCGGCAAGCACGTCCTGGCCGAGAAACCGTTCGCCCTGTCCGCCGAGGAGGTCGGCGCGGCGATCACCGTCGCCCGCCGCACGGGACTGCACCTGCAGGTCGGGTACATGAAGGTCCACGACCGGTCCGTCGACGTCGTCGGGGCCGCGCTGCCCGAGCTCGGCGCGGTCCGCCTGGTGCAGATCAGCGTCCGCCACCCCGTCGACGCGCCGCAGGTCGAGCACCTGCGGACGGCGCCGCCGGCCCCGCTGCCCACCGCGGCGGTCCCGCTCGTCGCGGCCGACGACGCCGCCGAGGAGCGCGCCCTCGACGCGTCCGTCGGCGCGGACACGTCGCCCGCCCTGCGCCGGTTGTTCCGGTCGGTGCTGTGCGGGTCCGTCGTCCACGAGCTGTCCCTGCTGCGCGGCCTCGGTTTCGGCACCCCCGAGTTCGACCACGTCGACCTGCTCGCCTGGGAGGGGGGAGCACCGCCCACCGTGTTCGCGACCGGACGCCTCGACGGCGGGGCGCGGTTCGTCCTGGACTGGGCGTGGACGCCGGACCGCCCCGACTACACCGAGACCGTGCGCATCACCACGACGGCCGGGGAGGTCGTCGTCGACGTCGCCCCGCCGTACCGGCTCGACGCGACGAGCCAGGTGACCGTCACCGGTCCGGACGGGACGCACCACCCGCCCGCGGGGGCCGACGGCGCGTTCCAGCGCCAGCTCGAGGCGTTCGCCGCCGCCGTCTCCGGTTCCGCCCCGCACCCGGGTTCGGCGCCCGAGGGTGCCCTGCACGACCTCGCAGCGCTGCAGCGGATCGTGGAGCTGGCGCGGTGA
- a CDS encoding GNAT family N-acetyltransferase has product MGRTVARAARPQEREETGALVGAAFSADPPPRRAPDGPDGERFLHRVVADEDTGRVLATAAARLCGQWWGGRRVPAAALAGVAVDVTARGRGVGRALVADTFAAARAAGAHVVALVPSTHAFYAKAGCGVAGRRSVYAIGTHDLRALPRDRSLTYREATAQDAPRVAELVAAHGARTNGVLDHDTGTGSAVPYVAERDGAVVGFCALGRRPVRPGHGGNYAVTVLDLLGADPAAEFGLWRDLAADEPSAREVHALVRPGGLLEQHLPRQTEVLEDATWMLGLLDVPAALAGRGYPRGVTGGVVLDVTGHGVLTLDVADGAGTVTPGGTPSVQVGPADLASLYAGHLDPSTARFAGLLHGDDDAVGLLRTLFAGPPAVIARPF; this is encoded by the coding sequence ATGGGGCGGACCGTCGCACGCGCCGCCCGGCCGCAGGAGCGGGAGGAGACCGGCGCCCTCGTGGGAGCCGCCTTCTCCGCCGACCCCCCGCCGCGTCGGGCGCCCGACGGTCCCGACGGCGAGCGGTTCCTGCACCGGGTGGTGGCGGACGAGGACACCGGCCGGGTCCTGGCGACCGCCGCGGCCCGCCTGTGCGGGCAGTGGTGGGGTGGCCGCCGGGTCCCCGCCGCCGCCCTGGCCGGGGTCGCGGTCGACGTCACCGCGCGCGGGCGCGGCGTCGGGCGCGCGCTGGTCGCCGACACGTTCGCCGCCGCCCGCGCGGCGGGCGCGCACGTCGTCGCGCTCGTCCCCTCCACCCACGCCTTCTACGCCAAGGCCGGCTGCGGTGTCGCCGGCCGCCGGTCCGTGTACGCGATCGGGACCCACGACCTGCGGGCCCTGCCGCGCGACCGCTCGCTGACGTACCGGGAGGCGACGGCGCAGGACGCCCCCCGCGTCGCCGAACTCGTCGCCGCGCACGGCGCCCGCACCAACGGCGTCCTGGACCACGACACCGGGACCGGCTCGGCCGTCCCCTACGTCGCCGAGCGCGACGGCGCCGTCGTCGGCTTCTGCGCGCTGGGGCGTCGGCCCGTCCGTCCCGGTCACGGCGGGAACTACGCCGTCACCGTCCTCGACCTGCTCGGTGCCGACCCCGCCGCGGAGTTCGGGCTGTGGCGCGACCTCGCCGCCGACGAACCCAGCGCCCGTGAGGTGCACGCCCTCGTCCGCCCCGGCGGGTTGCTGGAACAGCATCTGCCCCGGCAGACCGAGGTCCTCGAGGACGCCACCTGGATGCTGGGCCTGCTCGACGTCCCCGCCGCGCTCGCCGGGCGCGGGTACCCCCGAGGCGTCACGGGCGGTGTCGTCCTGGACGTCACCGGCCACGGCGTCCTCACCCTCGACGTGGCCGACGGCGCGGGCACCGTCACCCCCGGGGGAACCCCGTCCGTGCAGGTCGGCCCCGCCGACCTCGCGTCCCTCTACGCCGGGCACCTCGACCCGTCCACGGCCCGGTTCGCCGGTCTGCTGCACGGCGACGACGACGCGGTCGGCCTCCTGCGCACCCTGTTCGCCGGACCGCCCGCCGTCATCGCCCGCCCGTTCTGA
- a CDS encoding TIM barrel protein, translated as MSGQWIAGAPVSFGVWGPHTGAPDGDGDAILRTLAAQGYTGSELGDTGFLGDPDRTADVFAAHGLAPAGVYVGLPLARGEWSAQGRAAFALTCRTLRAVVDRHALTAGDHGAPAARIVLADDGAPGLDAPRDPADRSSGLDDRAWARAVDVLAEAVTIACEHGLARTFHPHLGTFVESTWEVDRLLATTPLGVTLDTGHALLAGTDPVEAADRWAGRIDHVHVKDVRLAPLHAARRAGPASLRDWWTQANVPLGRGDVDLAGVLDAVRRTGYAGWLVVEQDAAPHGGPQLAQFAADQERNLRVLRELLGD; from the coding sequence GTGAGCGGCCAGTGGATCGCCGGTGCCCCGGTGAGCTTCGGCGTCTGGGGTCCGCACACCGGTGCCCCCGACGGGGACGGCGACGCGATCCTGCGCACGCTCGCGGCGCAGGGGTACACCGGCAGCGAACTGGGCGACACCGGGTTCCTCGGCGACCCGGACCGGACCGCGGACGTGTTCGCGGCGCACGGGCTCGCGCCCGCCGGGGTGTACGTGGGGCTGCCGCTGGCGCGGGGGGAGTGGAGCGCGCAGGGTCGCGCCGCGTTCGCGCTGACCTGCCGCACCCTGCGCGCCGTCGTCGACCGGCACGCCCTCACCGCCGGGGACCACGGTGCCCCGGCGGCGCGGATCGTCCTGGCCGACGACGGGGCCCCCGGGCTGGACGCGCCGCGCGACCCGGCGGACCGTTCCTCCGGCCTGGACGACCGCGCGTGGGCGCGAGCCGTGGACGTGCTCGCCGAGGCCGTCACCATCGCCTGCGAGCACGGGCTGGCCCGGACCTTCCACCCGCACCTGGGCACGTTCGTGGAGTCCACGTGGGAGGTGGACCGGCTGCTCGCCACGACCCCGCTGGGGGTGACGCTGGACACCGGGCACGCCCTGCTCGCCGGCACCGACCCCGTCGAGGCCGCCGACCGCTGGGCCGGCCGGATCGACCACGTGCACGTCAAGGACGTCCGGCTCGCGCCCCTGCACGCGGCGCGCCGGGCCGGGCCCGCGTCGCTGCGGGACTGGTGGACGCAGGCCAACGTCCCCCTCGGACGGGGGGACGTCGACCTCGCCGGTGTCCTGGACGCGGTGCGCCGCACCGGGTACGCGGGGTGGCTCGTCGTCGAGCAGGACGCCGCCCCGCACGGCGGACCGCAGTTGGCGCAGTTCGCCGCGGACCAGGAGCGCAACCTGCGCGTGCTGCGGGAACTGCTCGGCGACTGA
- a CDS encoding GntR family transcriptional regulator, whose translation MTLVDQTRTRRAPAPSRQMLADHVYDAVLDLLIDGELKAGAALGIDGLAREFGVSQTPVREALARLESTGLVRRTALKGYRVAPVATPEELVRLMQARLVLEPALAQMAADRLTPQVLADLERAVHDLATAPLGPSFHEFRQYWEADERFHRIIAEAAGNEFLLSAYQALGGQIQRFRLFGGGGVTDSDHCVAEHTRVLDGLRTGDPATARAAMAAHIAEARDRALGAYDAPA comes from the coding sequence ATGACGCTCGTGGACCAGACGAGGACCCGACGGGCACCGGCGCCCAGCCGCCAGATGCTCGCCGACCACGTCTACGACGCCGTGCTCGACCTCCTCATCGACGGCGAGCTGAAAGCCGGCGCGGCCCTCGGGATCGACGGCCTCGCCCGCGAGTTCGGCGTGTCCCAGACCCCCGTCCGCGAGGCCCTGGCCCGGCTGGAGTCCACCGGGCTCGTCCGGCGCACCGCCCTCAAGGGGTACCGGGTGGCGCCCGTGGCGACCCCGGAGGAACTCGTCCGGCTCATGCAGGCCCGTCTCGTCCTCGAACCGGCCCTCGCGCAGATGGCGGCCGACCGGCTCACCCCGCAGGTCCTCGCCGACCTCGAACGAGCCGTCCACGACCTCGCCACCGCCCCGCTCGGGCCCTCGTTCCACGAGTTCCGCCAGTACTGGGAAGCCGACGAGCGATTCCACCGCATCATCGCCGAGGCCGCGGGCAACGAGTTCCTGCTGTCGGCCTACCAGGCCCTCGGCGGCCAGATCCAGCGCTTCCGCCTCTTCGGCGGCGGGGGCGTCACCGATTCCGACCACTGCGTCGCCGAGCACACCCGCGTCCTCGACGGCCTGCGCACGGGCGACCCCGCCACCGCCCGGGCGGCGATGGCCGCCCACATCGCCGAGGCGCGCGACCGCGCGCTCGGGGCCTACGACGCCCCCGCCTGA